From the genome of Biomphalaria glabrata chromosome 1, xgBioGlab47.1, whole genome shotgun sequence, one region includes:
- the LOC129925742 gene encoding myosin heavy chain IB-like: MHDEILWKKKVECEKGDSAPALGGPAPALVGPAQVLVGPAQVLRGPAPALGDSDPALGDSAPALGGPVPAFGGPVPAFGGPAPALGGPDTALGGPGTALGGPGTALGGPGTALGGPAPALGGPAPALGGPDTALGDPDTALGDPDTALGGPDTALGGPDTALGGPDTALGGPAPAGSVKRFPTFCPSKKNACLIKFN, encoded by the exons ATGCATGATGAAATACTGTGGAAGAAGAAGGTAGAATGTGAGaaag GAGACTCTGCCCCAGCTTTAGGAGGCCCTGCCCCAGCTTTAGTAGGCCCTGCCCAAGTTTTAGTAGGCCCTGCCCAAGTTTTAAGAGGCCCTGCCCCAGCTTTAGGAGACTCTGACCCAGCTTTAGGAGACTCTGCCCCAGCTTTAGGAGGCCCTGTCCCAGCTTTTGGAGGCCCTGTCCCAGCTTTTGGAGGCCCTGCCCCAGCTTTAGGAGGCCCTGACACAGCTTTAGGAGGCCCTGGCACAGCTTTAGGAGGCCCTGGCACAGCTTTAGGAGGCCCTGGCACAGCTTTAGGAGGCCCTGCCCCAGCTTTAGGAGGCCCTGCCCCAGCTTTAGGAGGCCCTGACACAGCTTTAGGAGACCCTGACACAGCTTTAGGAGACCCTGACACAGCTTTAGGAGGCCCTGACACAGCTTTAGGAGGCCCTGACACAGCTTTAGGAGGCCCTGACACAGCTTTAGGAGGCCCTGCCCCAGCGGGATCCGTCAAACGTTTCCCTACATTCTGTCCAAGTAAGAAAAACGCGTGTCTTATCAAGTTTAActaa